Proteins encoded together in one Catellatospora citrea window:
- a CDS encoding VOC family protein produces the protein MASDLYAICFDAIEPPALARFWAGVLERQLADDHDGLAILPDDDTGYLIRFVPTSEPKAGQNQAHFDLTSTCLEDQQQRVARALELGGRRLDIGQGADAAHVVLGDPDGNEFDVIEPGNNFLAGCGVIGALACDGTQAVGYFWSAALGWPLVWDQDQETAIQSPHGGTKLTWGGPPVKERTGRNRLHFDLTPPAGGDREAEVDRLISLGASRRDHGQCEPGWTALADPDGNEFCLR, from the coding sequence ATGGCCAGTGATCTGTATGCGATCTGCTTCGACGCGATCGAACCCCCGGCTCTCGCGAGGTTCTGGGCGGGGGTACTGGAACGGCAGCTCGCCGACGATCACGACGGCCTCGCGATCCTGCCCGACGACGACACCGGATACCTGATCCGTTTCGTGCCGACCAGCGAGCCCAAGGCCGGCCAGAACCAAGCGCACTTCGATCTGACGAGCACCTGTCTGGAAGACCAGCAGCAGCGGGTGGCCAGGGCGCTCGAACTCGGCGGCCGGCGCCTCGACATCGGCCAGGGCGCGGACGCGGCCCACGTGGTGCTCGGCGACCCCGACGGCAACGAGTTCGACGTCATCGAGCCCGGCAACAACTTCCTCGCCGGCTGCGGGGTCATCGGAGCACTGGCCTGCGACGGCACGCAGGCGGTCGGCTACTTCTGGAGCGCGGCGCTCGGGTGGCCGCTGGTCTGGGACCAGGACCAGGAGACGGCGATCCAGTCGCCGCACGGCGGCACGAAGCTGACCTGGGGCGGCCCACCGGTGAAGGAGAGGACGGGCCGGAACCGGCTGCACTTCGACCTGACCCCGCCCGCCGGCGGCGACCGGGAGGCGGAGGTCGACCGCCTGATCTCGCTCGGCGCGAGCCGGCGCGACCACGGTCAGTGCGAGCCCGGCTGGACGGCGCTGGCCGACCCCGACGGCAACGAGTTCTGCCTGCGGTGA
- a CDS encoding Fur family transcriptional regulator produces the protein MTSGFEAQLRAVSLRVTQPRLAVLAVLGDHPHVDTETVIALVRAEHPAVSHQTVYDVLRALTEAGLVRRIQPAGTVARYESRVGDNHHHVVCRSCGVIADVDCAVGAAPCLTASDDHGFVVDEAEVVYWGVCPGCAAERQSR, from the coding sequence GTGACGTCGGGCTTCGAGGCGCAGCTGCGGGCGGTCTCCCTGCGGGTGACCCAGCCCCGGCTGGCCGTGCTCGCCGTGCTGGGCGACCACCCGCACGTCGACACCGAAACCGTGATCGCGCTGGTGCGCGCCGAACATCCGGCGGTCTCCCACCAGACGGTGTACGACGTCCTGCGGGCGCTCACCGAAGCCGGCCTGGTCCGGCGCATCCAGCCGGCCGGTACGGTCGCCCGCTACGAGTCCCGCGTGGGCGACAACCACCACCACGTCGTGTGCCGCTCCTGCGGTGTCATCGCGGACGTCGACTGCGCGGTCGGCGCAGCCCCCTGTCTCACCGCCTCGGACGACCACGGCTTCGTGGTCGACGAGGCGGAGGTCGTCTACTGGGGCGTCTGCCCCGGCTGTGCGGCCGAACGTCAATCCCGTTGA
- the katG gene encoding catalase/peroxidase HPI — translation MSDTQDNTPASAQGVEEKTAAGCPVAQDSVTAQGSESENPAIPSPTPKTGGRPRTNRDWWPNQLDLSVLHAHSAKGNPLSDDFSYAKEFGKLDVAALKQDIVGVLTTSQDWWPADFGHYGGLMIRLSWHAAGTYRTHDGRGGAGDGGQRFAPLNSWPDNANLDKARRLLWPVKQKYGQQISWADLLVLAGNVALESMGFQTFGFGFGREDVWEPEEIFWGPEDAWLGDERYVSEKEMAAGVGATEMGLIYVNPEGPNGNANPAAAAHFIRETFGRMAMNDEETVALIAGGHTFGKTHGAAVAADHVGPEPEAAPLEAQGLGWLSSSGTGKGADTITSGLEVTWTDRPTQWSNRFFEILFGYEWELTTSPGGAKQWVAKDAEEIIPDAYDATKKHKPTMLTTDLSLRVDPAYEKISRRFLANPDEFALAFAKAWYKLLHRDMGPVSRYLGPWVPEAQLWQDPVPAADGRLVGDADVAALKAKVLDSGLSTDQLVATAWAAAASFRYTDRRGGANGGRLRLEPQRSWEVNQPQQLATVLQTLEGVQREFNAAGGAQISLADLIVLAGSAAVEKAARDGGVAVTVPFHPGRTDAAQEQTDVESFGFLEPRADGFRNYLHAGEKQMPEVLLVDRAYMLNLTAPEMTVLVGGLRALGANTGGTKHGVLTDRPGVLSNDFFVNLLSPGTRWKAAESGEHLYEIRDVATDQVKWTATAVDLIFGSNSQLRAVSEVYASQDAREKFVKDFVAAWTKVMDLDRFDLN, via the coding sequence ATGAGCGACACCCAGGACAACACGCCTGCGAGCGCACAGGGCGTGGAGGAGAAGACGGCGGCCGGCTGCCCGGTCGCACAAGATTCGGTGACCGCGCAGGGCAGTGAGAGCGAGAACCCGGCGATCCCCTCGCCGACCCCGAAGACCGGCGGTCGCCCGCGCACCAACCGGGACTGGTGGCCCAACCAGCTCGACCTGTCGGTGCTGCACGCCCACTCGGCCAAGGGCAACCCGCTGAGCGACGACTTCAGCTACGCCAAGGAGTTCGGCAAGCTCGACGTGGCGGCGCTGAAGCAGGACATCGTCGGAGTCCTCACCACGTCGCAGGACTGGTGGCCGGCCGACTTCGGCCACTACGGCGGTCTGATGATCCGGTTGAGCTGGCACGCGGCGGGCACCTACCGCACTCATGACGGGCGCGGCGGCGCGGGCGACGGCGGCCAGCGCTTCGCCCCGCTCAACAGCTGGCCGGACAACGCCAACCTGGACAAGGCCCGCCGGCTGCTGTGGCCGGTGAAGCAGAAGTACGGTCAGCAGATCTCCTGGGCCGACCTGCTGGTGCTCGCCGGCAACGTCGCCCTGGAGTCGATGGGTTTCCAGACGTTCGGCTTCGGCTTCGGCCGCGAGGACGTCTGGGAGCCGGAGGAGATCTTCTGGGGTCCCGAGGACGCCTGGCTCGGCGACGAGCGCTACGTCTCCGAGAAGGAGATGGCCGCCGGGGTCGGCGCGACCGAGATGGGCCTCATCTACGTCAACCCCGAGGGCCCGAACGGCAACGCGAACCCGGCCGCGGCGGCGCACTTCATCCGCGAGACCTTCGGGCGCATGGCGATGAACGACGAGGAGACCGTCGCCCTCATCGCCGGCGGCCACACCTTCGGCAAGACCCACGGGGCCGCCGTCGCGGCCGACCACGTGGGCCCGGAGCCCGAGGCCGCCCCGCTGGAGGCGCAGGGCCTGGGTTGGCTGAGCAGCAGCGGCACCGGCAAGGGCGCTGACACGATCACCAGCGGTCTGGAGGTGACGTGGACGGACCGGCCGACGCAGTGGAGCAACCGCTTCTTCGAGATCCTCTTCGGCTACGAGTGGGAGCTCACGACGAGCCCCGGCGGCGCGAAGCAGTGGGTCGCCAAGGACGCCGAGGAGATCATCCCCGACGCGTACGACGCCACGAAGAAGCACAAGCCGACGATGCTCACCACCGACCTGTCGCTGCGGGTCGACCCGGCGTACGAGAAGATCTCGCGGCGCTTCCTGGCCAACCCCGACGAGTTCGCGCTGGCCTTCGCCAAGGCCTGGTACAAGCTGCTGCACCGCGACATGGGTCCGGTCAGCCGCTACCTCGGACCGTGGGTCCCCGAGGCCCAGCTCTGGCAGGACCCGGTCCCCGCCGCCGACGGCCGGCTCGTCGGCGACGCCGACGTCGCCGCGCTCAAGGCGAAGGTCCTGGACTCCGGCCTGTCCACCGACCAGCTGGTGGCCACCGCGTGGGCCGCGGCCGCAAGCTTCCGGTACACCGACCGGCGCGGCGGCGCGAACGGCGGCCGGCTGCGCCTGGAGCCGCAGCGCAGCTGGGAGGTCAACCAGCCGCAGCAGCTCGCCACGGTCCTGCAGACCCTGGAGGGCGTCCAGCGGGAGTTCAACGCCGCGGGCGGTGCGCAGATCTCGCTGGCCGACCTGATCGTGCTGGCCGGCTCGGCGGCGGTGGAGAAGGCGGCCCGTGACGGCGGCGTCGCGGTGACGGTGCCGTTCCACCCGGGCCGCACCGACGCCGCCCAGGAGCAGACCGACGTCGAGTCTTTCGGCTTCCTCGAACCGCGTGCCGACGGGTTCCGCAACTACCTGCACGCTGGCGAGAAGCAGATGCCGGAGGTGCTGCTCGTCGACCGCGCCTACATGCTCAACCTGACCGCGCCGGAGATGACGGTGCTGGTCGGCGGCCTGCGCGCGCTCGGGGCCAACACCGGCGGCACGAAGCACGGCGTGCTCACCGACCGGCCCGGCGTGCTCAGCAACGACTTCTTCGTCAACCTGCTCTCCCCGGGCACCCGGTGGAAGGCCGCCGAGTCCGGCGAGCACCTGTACGAGATCCGGGACGTGGCCACCGACCAGGTGAAGTGGACCGCCACCGCGGTCGACCTCATCTTCGGTTCCAACTCCCAGCTGCGGGCCGTCTCGGAGGTGTACGCCAGCCAGGACGCCCGCGAGAAGTTCGTCAAGGACTTCGTCGCGGCGTGGACCAAGGTCATGGACCTCGACCGGTTCGACCTGAACTGA
- a CDS encoding glycoside hydrolase family 76 protein — MRKLTVLITALLAAAAGAVVATPASAAPAVCALHCDTRDPSLARQEAFPVPEVNLNGRRLVLHVSDTDRMAWGSIDNGVLGDSVWLDRSWTDGSTWDGLLGRASIPATWTGTRTLMYNVADPAAHRRGMVRACGDAGGVTCTAWAYVKVCDAVCDGADPAGAVGDSQPVPGTTISNRRIDLHLDNRGLAWATLGSGTAGDEVWLDRSWDEGASWPGGSSLGRVSVPAGASAVRTTMVNTRDPRSLLYGGAVRACGRATGGASGSCTAWARPAVDRPAAAADALVHAYRTDTAWWPSSWWNSAVAVTALGDWSARTGRTDYRWLIDRTYELNKGVMPAGQKSTDAIEGNFISRAIDDTGWWALAWVQAYDVTRDTKYLNMAVTIANYMHSYWDGACGGGIWWNRERTYKNAVTIGLYIRLTAALHNRLPGDTLWLGRATTGWNWFAASGMINSAGLVNDGITGGCANNGQTVWTYNQGLAIGGAVELWRATGNASLLTSARQLADAAMNSTVLTRSGILTESCDPANSCDDNQKQFKGIFMRYLMDLADASGVAAYRTYAQRQADAIWQSDRDSLNRIGQRWAGGTPNARDWRTQASGLGALLAATPGPSTPPTPPPSEAAWAPNVSYAAGTVVTYAGARWQCRQPHLSQVGWEPPNVAALWLRL, encoded by the coding sequence ATGCGCAAGCTCACCGTCCTCATCACGGCACTGCTCGCCGCGGCGGCGGGCGCGGTGGTCGCGACCCCGGCGAGCGCGGCGCCCGCCGTGTGCGCCCTCCACTGCGACACCCGTGACCCGTCCCTGGCCCGCCAGGAGGCCTTCCCGGTGCCCGAGGTCAACCTCAACGGACGGCGCCTGGTCCTGCACGTCTCCGACACTGACCGGATGGCCTGGGGCAGCATCGACAACGGCGTGCTCGGCGACTCGGTCTGGCTCGACCGCAGCTGGACCGACGGCTCCACCTGGGACGGTCTGCTCGGCAGGGCGAGCATCCCGGCCACCTGGACCGGCACCCGCACCCTCATGTACAACGTCGCCGACCCGGCCGCCCACCGGCGCGGCATGGTCCGCGCCTGCGGCGACGCAGGTGGGGTCACCTGCACCGCCTGGGCGTACGTCAAGGTCTGCGATGCCGTCTGCGACGGCGCGGACCCTGCCGGCGCCGTCGGCGACAGCCAGCCGGTGCCGGGGACCACCATCAGCAACCGCCGCATCGACCTGCACCTCGACAACCGCGGCCTGGCCTGGGCCACGCTGGGTTCGGGCACGGCCGGTGACGAGGTGTGGCTGGACCGCTCGTGGGACGAGGGCGCGTCCTGGCCGGGCGGCTCGTCGCTGGGCCGGGTCAGCGTCCCGGCCGGGGCCTCCGCGGTGCGCACCACGATGGTCAACACCCGCGATCCGCGCTCGCTGCTCTACGGCGGGGCGGTGCGCGCCTGCGGCCGGGCCACCGGCGGAGCGAGTGGCAGCTGCACGGCCTGGGCCCGACCCGCCGTCGACCGCCCGGCCGCCGCCGCGGACGCGCTGGTCCACGCGTACCGCACCGACACGGCGTGGTGGCCGTCGAGCTGGTGGAACTCCGCGGTCGCGGTCACCGCGCTCGGGGACTGGTCGGCGCGCACCGGCCGCACCGACTACCGCTGGCTGATCGACCGGACGTACGAGCTGAACAAGGGTGTGATGCCGGCGGGGCAGAAGAGCACCGACGCGATCGAGGGCAACTTCATCAGCCGCGCGATCGACGACACCGGCTGGTGGGCGCTGGCCTGGGTGCAGGCGTACGACGTCACCCGCGACACCAAGTACCTGAACATGGCCGTGACCATCGCGAACTACATGCACTCGTACTGGGACGGCGCCTGCGGCGGCGGCATCTGGTGGAACCGCGAGCGCACCTACAAGAACGCGGTCACCATCGGGCTCTACATCCGGCTGACCGCCGCGCTGCACAACCGCCTGCCCGGCGACACGCTGTGGCTGGGCCGGGCGACCACGGGCTGGAACTGGTTCGCCGCGAGCGGCATGATCAACTCTGCGGGGCTGGTCAACGACGGGATCACCGGCGGCTGCGCCAACAACGGGCAGACGGTGTGGACGTACAACCAGGGGCTGGCCATCGGTGGGGCGGTCGAGCTGTGGCGGGCCACCGGCAACGCCTCGCTGCTGACCTCGGCGCGGCAGCTGGCCGACGCGGCGATGAACTCGACCGTGCTGACCCGCTCGGGCATCCTCACCGAGTCCTGCGACCCGGCCAACAGCTGCGACGACAACCAGAAGCAGTTCAAGGGCATCTTCATGCGGTATCTGATGGACCTGGCCGACGCCTCCGGAGTGGCCGCGTACCGCACCTACGCGCAGCGGCAGGCCGACGCGATCTGGCAGTCCGACCGCGACAGCCTCAACCGGATCGGGCAGCGCTGGGCCGGCGGCACACCGAACGCACGTGACTGGCGCACCCAGGCCTCCGGTCTCGGCGCGCTGCTGGCGGCCACGCCGGGTCCGTCGACCCCGCCGACGCCGCCGCCGTCCGAGGCGGCCTGGGCGCCGAACGTGTCGTACGCGGCGGGGACGGTCGTGACGTACGCCGGTGCGCGCTGGCAGTGCCGTCAGCCGCACCTGTCACAGGTCGGCTGGGAGCCGCCGAACGTGGCGGCCCTCTGGCTGCGGTTGTGA
- a CDS encoding serpin family protein, protein MHEGHLDAATATRRALLLGLAAAAAVPLVGCAGEDGGPDLVTAGGVDRVDPPADAPVATSVDGLADFGHRVLAAAAEPGANFVASPLSIALAFSMVRAGAGGTTAKELDAVFGFPASGRDQAYNAISGQLATVDIPPKPKARQRDGSTKPGPPVVSIGNALFPQQGFAVGANFLRTLAEQYAAGVRPVDFGGDALDQINAWVDRQTAGRIKKVFDSLDPGTSLVLANTVYFKADWRSYFLDIADAAFTKADGTVIRTPTMRNGLRIRYAETAGISAIELPYAEGPYAMWLMLPPPGGKPEDALAHQVLARLRDSFTELQVEVAVPRWDFDSSIDLREVLAKLGITAAFQAGADFSGIAPGLFISAAVHKANITVDEWGSEAAAVTGIAMAMSGPPPTQARFTADRPFAFAIVGGQDRIPLFIGRVSDPSAARSS, encoded by the coding sequence ATGCACGAAGGACATCTCGACGCTGCCACCGCCACCCGGCGTGCGCTGCTGCTGGGGCTGGCCGCGGCCGCCGCGGTGCCGCTCGTCGGCTGTGCCGGCGAGGACGGCGGGCCGGACCTGGTCACCGCGGGGGGCGTCGACCGGGTCGACCCGCCGGCCGACGCCCCGGTCGCGACGTCGGTGGACGGCCTCGCCGACTTCGGTCACCGCGTGCTTGCCGCGGCGGCCGAACCCGGGGCGAACTTCGTCGCCTCGCCGTTGAGCATCGCGCTGGCGTTCTCGATGGTGCGGGCCGGTGCGGGCGGCACGACCGCGAAGGAACTGGACGCCGTCTTCGGCTTCCCGGCGAGCGGACGCGACCAGGCGTACAACGCCATCAGCGGACAGCTCGCCACGGTCGACATCCCCCCGAAGCCGAAAGCCCGCCAGCGCGACGGGAGCACGAAGCCCGGTCCGCCGGTGGTGAGCATCGGCAACGCCCTGTTCCCCCAGCAGGGCTTCGCCGTCGGCGCGAACTTCCTGCGCACGCTGGCCGAGCAGTACGCGGCGGGGGTCCGCCCGGTCGACTTCGGCGGCGACGCGCTCGACCAGATCAACGCGTGGGTGGACCGGCAGACCGCGGGCCGGATCAAGAAGGTGTTCGACAGTCTCGACCCGGGCACGAGCCTGGTGCTGGCCAACACCGTCTACTTCAAGGCGGACTGGCGCAGTTACTTCCTCGACATCGCCGACGCCGCCTTCACCAAGGCCGACGGCACGGTCATCCGCACGCCGACGATGCGCAACGGCCTGCGCATCCGGTATGCCGAGACTGCCGGCATCAGCGCGATCGAACTCCCCTACGCCGAGGGTCCGTACGCGATGTGGCTGATGCTCCCGCCGCCCGGCGGAAAGCCCGAGGACGCGCTCGCGCACCAGGTGCTGGCCCGGCTGCGCGACTCGTTCACCGAACTGCAGGTCGAGGTCGCCGTCCCCCGCTGGGACTTCGACTCCTCGATCGACCTCAGGGAGGTGCTGGCCAAGCTGGGCATCACCGCCGCCTTCCAGGCCGGCGCCGACTTCAGCGGCATCGCTCCCGGGCTGTTCATCTCGGCGGCGGTGCACAAGGCGAACATCACCGTGGACGAGTGGGGCTCCGAGGCCGCTGCCGTCACCGGCATCGCCATGGCGATGAGCGGCCCGCCGCCCACGCAGGCGAGGTTCACCGCCGACCGTCCTTTCGCGTTCGCCATCGTCGGCGGCCAGGACCGCATCCCGCTGTTCATCGGCCGGGTCAGCGACCCGTCGGCCGCCCGATCAAGCTGA
- a CDS encoding PhzF family phenazine biosynthesis protein, whose product MVDLHVLRVFCGPGGRGGNRLGVVGHGGMVIGERLRLAVAAKLGFSETVFVDDPARGVVDIYTPSVRLPCRTAAGTHPRHGPRHPAGRRVADPGAPTA is encoded by the coding sequence GTGGTCGATCTTCATGTGTTGCGGGTGTTCTGCGGACCGGGCGGGCGCGGCGGGAACCGGCTCGGGGTGGTCGGCCACGGCGGCATGGTGATCGGAGAACGGCTGCGGCTGGCCGTCGCCGCGAAGCTCGGGTTCAGCGAGACGGTCTTCGTCGACGACCCGGCGCGTGGCGTGGTGGACATCTACACGCCCAGCGTGCGCCTGCCCTGCCGCACTGCTGCTGGCACACACCCTCGGCACGGCCCTCGACATCCGGCAGGGCGTCGAGTCGCAGATCCTGGCGCGCCCACGGCCTGA
- a CDS encoding tetratricopeptide repeat protein has protein sequence MSFSDEVRAAFRRGETDAVVRMSRAEIDRAQAVGDLAGEVEARYALARVAIRGGDLPGGEVRAQEALAVAQRSGDRALEERPRHVLAAVARMSGDLGRARDLYRENIALNEALDRPETVNSEYHNLAFCELGLGNLDTARGLFKAGRERVFEHGWTDFVPYVCVAGVALASAEGDHARAARMAGVTDAAFASLGQVPDPDDAADLAIARTAAIEALGPTAFAEQYAQGQALDPREAFDDDHD, from the coding sequence ATGAGCTTCAGCGACGAGGTGCGCGCGGCCTTCCGGCGCGGTGAGACCGACGCGGTGGTGCGGATGAGCCGGGCCGAGATCGACCGGGCGCAGGCGGTCGGGGACCTGGCCGGTGAGGTGGAGGCCAGGTATGCCCTGGCCCGGGTGGCCATCCGTGGCGGTGACCTGCCGGGTGGCGAGGTCCGGGCCCAGGAGGCGCTCGCGGTCGCGCAGCGCTCCGGTGACCGCGCGCTGGAGGAGCGGCCCAGGCATGTGCTCGCGGCCGTGGCGCGGATGTCGGGTGACCTGGGCCGGGCCCGGGACCTGTATCGGGAGAACATCGCGCTCAACGAAGCCCTGGACCGGCCCGAGACCGTCAACTCCGAGTACCACAACCTCGCGTTCTGCGAGCTGGGGCTCGGCAATCTGGATACGGCGAGAGGGCTGTTCAAGGCAGGTCGTGAGCGCGTGTTCGAGCACGGCTGGACCGATTTCGTGCCGTACGTCTGCGTGGCCGGCGTCGCGCTCGCCTCGGCCGAGGGTGATCATGCGCGGGCGGCGCGCATGGCGGGCGTCACGGATGCCGCGTTCGCCTCGCTCGGGCAGGTGCCCGACCCTGACGACGCGGCCGACCTGGCCATCGCGCGGACGGCCGCGATCGAGGCGCTGGGCCCGACCGCGTTCGCCGAGCAGTACGCGCAGGGGCAGGCGCTCGATCCGCGCGAGGCGTTCGACGACGATCACGACTGA
- a CDS encoding type 1 glutamine amidotransferase domain-containing protein translates to MKVLMVITSHDQLGDTGRKTGFWLEELAAPYYRFRDAGWDVTLASPRGGRPPLDPKSNEPDFQTDLTRRFEADADAEAQLDTTLRLDSVSADDFDTVFYPGGHGPMWDLAEDPTSIALIEQVVRSGKAIALVCHAPGALRHVKTPEGTPLVAGRKVTGFTDTEEEAVGLTKVVPFLVEDELVAKGAHFSKADDWQPYVVTDGRLVTGQNPASSGPAADKLISLVQKIDK, encoded by the coding sequence ATGAAGGTCCTGATGGTGATCACCTCGCATGATCAGCTTGGGGACACCGGCCGCAAGACGGGTTTCTGGCTCGAGGAACTCGCCGCGCCTTATTACCGCTTCCGGGACGCAGGCTGGGACGTCACCCTGGCGTCACCGCGCGGCGGGCGGCCGCCGCTGGACCCCAAGAGCAACGAACCGGATTTCCAGACCGACCTGACCCGCCGATTCGAGGCCGACGCGGACGCCGAAGCCCAACTCGACACGACGCTGCGCCTGGACTCGGTGTCCGCCGACGACTTCGACACGGTCTTCTACCCGGGCGGCCACGGTCCGATGTGGGACCTGGCCGAGGATCCGACCTCGATCGCGCTGATCGAACAGGTGGTCCGGTCGGGCAAGGCCATCGCGCTCGTGTGCCACGCCCCGGGCGCGCTGCGCCACGTCAAGACGCCCGAGGGCACTCCCCTGGTGGCGGGCCGGAAGGTCACCGGCTTCACCGACACCGAGGAGGAGGCCGTCGGCCTGACGAAGGTCGTGCCGTTCCTGGTCGAGGACGAACTCGTCGCCAAGGGAGCCCACTTCAGCAAGGCCGACGACTGGCAGCCGTACGTGGTGACCGACGGCCGGCTCGTCACCGGACAGAACCCGGCTTCCTCGGGTCCGGCAGCCGACAAACTGATCTCCCTGGTCCAGAAGATCGACAAGTAG
- a CDS encoding GyrI-like domain-containing protein codes for MESTLTDAELTVLGLLLEQPRHGYELERVIEERGVRAWTALGFSSIYYLLDKLAARGLIEATAMPAAEKRSAKSRATYQVTAAGRDLCTAATRDALTTLTPVRSRVLIGMANSPGLPEGDVVAGLTRRLGALRDQLAEVQAARVRQEPLPAAASAIFDYSEAMLRADAGWTSATLGTLTKETAVDKYDIKKAHRELYAPPASDFVVVDVPELRYLAVDGHGDPNTSAAYADAVEALFTTAYTLKFAAKKSLGRDFVVGPLEGLWRADDPQTFVTRDKQAWAWTMMISQPDWITEDMVRTAVAEAGRKKDNPALAAVRLISLAEGRCVQILHIGSYDDEAPTLDRLHHRYLPDHGLTFNGDHHEIYLSDVRRTEPAKLKTILRQPVMDA; via the coding sequence ATGGAGTCGACGCTCACCGATGCCGAGCTGACCGTGCTCGGGCTGCTCCTCGAACAGCCGCGCCATGGGTACGAGCTGGAACGGGTCATCGAGGAACGGGGCGTGCGCGCCTGGACGGCGCTGGGCTTCTCGTCCATCTACTACCTGCTCGACAAGCTCGCCGCCCGGGGCCTGATCGAGGCGACCGCGATGCCGGCAGCCGAGAAGCGGTCGGCGAAGTCGCGCGCCACCTACCAGGTGACGGCAGCAGGCCGCGACCTGTGCACCGCCGCCACCAGGGACGCGCTGACGACGCTGACGCCGGTGCGCTCCCGGGTCCTGATCGGGATGGCGAACAGCCCCGGCCTGCCGGAGGGGGACGTGGTCGCCGGGCTGACCCGGCGCCTGGGGGCGCTACGCGACCAGCTGGCCGAGGTCCAGGCGGCCAGGGTGCGGCAGGAGCCGCTGCCCGCCGCCGCTTCGGCGATCTTCGACTACAGCGAGGCGATGCTCCGGGCCGACGCCGGCTGGACCTCGGCCACGCTGGGAACACTGACCAAGGAGACCGCGGTGGACAAGTACGACATCAAGAAGGCACATCGCGAGCTGTACGCGCCGCCGGCGTCGGACTTCGTCGTGGTCGACGTCCCCGAGCTGCGATACCTCGCGGTCGACGGCCACGGCGATCCGAACACGTCCGCGGCGTACGCCGACGCCGTCGAGGCCCTTTTCACCACGGCGTACACCCTGAAGTTCGCCGCCAAGAAGTCCCTCGGCCGGGACTTCGTGGTCGGACCGCTGGAAGGCTTGTGGCGGGCCGATGATCCCCAGACGTTCGTGACACGCGACAAGCAGGCCTGGGCGTGGACCATGATGATCAGCCAGCCGGACTGGATCACCGAGGACATGGTCCGCACCGCCGTCGCCGAGGCCGGCAGGAAGAAGGACAACCCGGCGCTGGCCGCCGTCCGGCTGATCAGCCTCGCCGAAGGCAGGTGCGTGCAGATCCTGCACATCGGCTCCTACGACGACGAAGCGCCGACCCTGGACCGCCTGCACCACCGCTACCTGCCCGACCACGGGCTGACCTTCAACGGCGACCATCACGAGATCTACCTCAGCGACGTGCGGCGCACGGAGCCGGCCAAGCTCAAGACGATCCTCAGGCAGCCGGTGATGGACGCCTGA